A region from the Musa acuminata AAA Group cultivar baxijiao chromosome BXJ1-10, Cavendish_Baxijiao_AAA, whole genome shotgun sequence genome encodes:
- the LOC103969201 gene encoding phosphoenolpyruvate carboxylase 2: MSRDSLERHASIDAQLRLLAPGKVSEDDKLVEYDALLVDRFLDILQCLHGEDLRETVQECYEISAKYEGTGDPSKLDELGNVLMSLDPGDSILVASSFSHMLNLGNLAEEVQIAYRRRNRLKKGDFVDENNATTESDIEETLKRLVEQLHKSPLEVFDALKNQTVDLVLTAHPTQSIRRSLLQKHSRIRNCMTELTAKDITPDDQHELDESLQREIQAAFRTDEIRRTPPTPQDEMRAGMSYFHETIWKGVPKFLRRVDTALKNIGINERVPYNAPLIQFSSWMGGDRDGNPRVTPEVTRDVCLLARMIAASLYYSQIEDLMFELSMWRCTTELQERANELHQLTKKDAKHYIEFWKRIPPNEPYRVILGDVRDKLYNTRERSRHLLTNGFSDIPEESIFTDVEQLLEPLELCYRSLCSCGDRTIADGSLLDFLRQVSTFGLCLVRLDIRQESDRHTDVLDAITNHLGIGSYHEWPEVKRQEWLLYELRGKRPLFGPDLPQTEEIADVLQTFHVIAELPSDSFGAYIISMATVPSDVLAVELLQRECHVKKPLRVVPLFEKLADLEAAPAALARLFSIDWYMNRIDGKQEVMIGYSDSGKDAGRLSAAWQLYKAQEELVQVAKQYGIKLTMFHGRGGTVGRGGGPTHLALLSQPPETINGSLRVTVQGEVIEQSFGEEHLCFRTLQRFTAATLEHGMHPPISPKPEWRALMDEMAVVATEEYRAIVFKEPRFVEYFRLATPETEYGRMNIGSRPSKRKPSGGIESLRAIPWIFAWTQTRFHLPVWLGFGAAFKHVMDKDIRNLQTLREMYKEWPFFRVTIDLVEMVFAKGDPGIAALYDKLLVSDELWPFGERLRANYEETKHLLLQVAGHRDLLEGDPYLKQRLRLRHAYITTLNVCQAYTLKRMRDPNFHENVKAKDIESNDSASDLVKLNPTSEYAPGLEDTLILTMKGIAAGMRNTG, translated from the exons ATGTCACGGGATTCGCTGGAGAGGCATGCGTCCATCGACGCGCAGCTGAGGCTTCTGGCGCCGGGGAAGGTCTCCGAGGACGATAAGTTGGTGGAGTACGATGCGCTGCTCGTCGATCGCTTCCTCGACATCCTCCAGTGCTTGCACGGCGAAGATCTCCGGGAAACG GTTCAAGAGTGCTATGAGATATCCGCAAAGTATGAAGGGACAGGTGACCCGAGTAAGCTGGATGAGCTGGGGAATGTTCTGATGAGTCTCGATCCTGGGGACTCTATCTTGGTTGCCAGCTCCTTCTCCCATATGCTTAACCTGGGCAATTTGGCCGAGGAGGTCCAGATTGCTTACCGCAGGAGGAACAGGCTGAAGAAGGGAGACTTTGTTGATGAGAATAATGCGACCACCGAATCCGACATCGAAGAGACGCTTAAAAGGCTCGTGGAGCAGCTTCATAAGTCACCATTGGAGGTCTTTGATGCTCTGAAGAACCAGACAGTTGATCTGGTTCTAACTGCACATCCAACACAGTCAATTCGAAGATCACTGCTCCAGAAACATTCCAG GATAAGGAATTGCATGACAGAGTTGACAGCCAAGGATATTACTCCTGATGATCAGCATGAACTTGATGAATCTCTTCAGAGAGAG ATTCAAGCTGCATTTCGAACTGATGAAATCCGAAGAACACCTCCCACTCCACAAGATGAGATGCGTGCAGGAATGAGTTATTTCCATGAAACGATATGGAAAGGTGTACCAAAATTCTTACGTCGTGTTGATACCGCTCTGAAGAACATTGGAATAAATGAGCGTGTTCCTTATAATGCTCCTCTCATTCAGTTCTCCTCCTGGATGGGTGGAGATCGAGATG GTAATCCCAGAGTCACTCCGGAGGTCACAAGGGATGTATGCTTGTTGGCTAGAATGATAGCTGCAAGTTTGTACTATTCTCAGATAGAAGATTTGATGTTTGAG TTATCAATGTGGCGCTGCACCACTGAACTTCAAGAACGAGCAAATGAACTTCACCAGTTGACAAAAAAAGATGCAAAGCACTATATAG AATTCTGGAAACGAATCCCTCCAAATGAGCCATATCGTGTTATTCTTGGTGATGTGAGGGATAAGCTGTATAATACACGCGAACGTTCGCGCCATCTTTTGACAAATGGATTTTCAGACATACCTGAGGAATCAATTTTCACCGATGTTGAGCAG CTTCTGGAACCCCTTGAGCTGTGTTACAGGTCACTTTGCTCTTGTGGTGATAGAACTATTGCTGATGGAAGCCTTCTTGACTTCTTGCGCCAAGTATCTACATTTGGCCTTTGTCTTGTTAGACTTGATATCAGGCAAGAATCTGATAGGCACACTGATGTTCTTGATGCTATCACAAATCATCTTGGAATTGGGTCGTATCATGAGTGGCCTGAAGTAAAACGTCAGGAATGGTTGTTATATGAACTCAGAGGCAAGCGCCCTCTTTTTGGTCCTGACCTTCCACAAACAGAGGAAATTGCTGATGTTTTGCAGACGTTCCATGTCATAGCAGAACTTCCTTCCGATAGTTTTGGAGCCTACATCATCTCAATGGCTACTGTTCCATCAGATGTGCTTGCAGTGGAGCTCCTGCAACGTGAATGTCATGTGAAGAAACCACTGAGAGTTGTGCCACTATTTGAAAAACTTGCAGATCTTGAGGCAGCGCCTGCTGCTTTAGCTCGATTGTTTTCAATAGACTGGTATATGAACAGGATTGATGGAAAGCAGGAGGTTATGATTGGTTATTCTGATTCTGGGAAGGATGCTGGTCGTCTTTCTGCAGCTTGGCAATTATATAAAGCTCAAGAAGAGCTTGTGCAGGTTGCTAAGCAATATGGCATTAAGTTGACAATGTTTCATGGACGAGGTGGGACTGTCGGAAGAGGAGGTGGTCCTACACATCTTGCTTTACTCTCTCAGCCACCAGAAACAATTAATGGATCACTTCGTGTGACAGTTCAAGGTGAAGTAATTGAGCAATCATTCGGTGAGGAGCATTTATGCTTTAGAACACTTCAACGTTTCACTGCAGCAACTCTCGAGCATGGAATGCACCCTCCGATTTCACCGAAGCCAGAGTGGCGTGCGCTGATGGATGAGATGGCTGTGGTGGCCACAGAAGAGTACAGGGCAATAGTTTTCAAGGAACCACGTTTTGTTGAATACTTCCGACTG GCCACACCTGAAACAGAATATGGTAGGATGAACATCGGCAGTCGGCCATCAAAAAGGAAGCCTAGTGGGGGGATAGAATCTCTTCGTGCAATTCCATGGATATTTGCTTGGACTCAGACAAGGTTTCACCTTCCCGTGTGGCTGGGCTTTGGTGCAGCGTTCAAGCATGTCATGGACAAGGATATCAGAAATCTTCAGACACTAAGGGAGATGTACAAGGAGTGGCCCTTCTTCAGAGTCACAATAGATTTGGTTGAGATGGTCTTTGCAAAGGGAGATCCAGGGATAGCTGCCTTATATGACAAATTACTTGTTTCTGATGAGTTATGGCCATTCGGGGAGCGACTGAGAGCCAACTATGAAGAGACAAAACACCTTCTTCTTCAG GTTGCTGGTCACAGGGATCTTCTTGAAGGTGATCCTTATCTGAAACAACGTTTACGGCTGCGCCATGCTTACATAACAACTCTAAATGTCTGTCAAGCTTATACATTGAAGCGGATGAGGGATCCCAACTTCCACGAAAATGTGAAGGCCAAGGATATCGAGTCAAATGATTCGGCATCAGATCTCGTGAAGCTGAATCCAACTAGTGAGTACGCGCCGGGCCTGGAAGACACTCTCATCTTGACAATGAAGGGCATTGCTGCTGGCATGAGGAACACCGGTTAG
- the LOC135596193 gene encoding heavy metal-associated isoprenylated plant protein 28-like isoform X2, protein MTIVEMCVHMDCSGCENKIRKALSKLQGVDSVDIDMVRQKVTVTGWVDQKKVLKAVRKTGRRAVLWPYPLDAEHNVYTQGCYHLQHPTPAHRLLFDAEPHSYNYYKHGYDDSTLHGYYQQPAHTHIIEEEARVRFSDDNPNACSIM, encoded by the exons ATGACG ATCGTCGAGATGTGTGTACACATGGACTGCTCGGGGTGCGAGAACAAGATACGAAAAGCCCTCTCCAAGCTACAAG GGGTGGACAGCGTAGACATAGACATGGTGAGGCAGAAGGTGACGGTGACCGGGTGGGTGGACCAGAAGAAGGTCCTGAAGGCGGTGAGGAAGACGGGGCGAAGGGCGGTGCTGTGGCCGTATCCTCTGGACGCGGAGCACAACGTCTACACGCAGGGATGCTACCATCTGCAGCACCCGACGCCGGCTCACCGTCTGCTCTTCGACGCCGAACCACACTCTTACAACTACTACAAGCACGGGTACGACGACTCCACCTTGCATGGCTACTACCAGCAACCAGCGCACACCCATATCATCGAGGAGGAAGCCCGCGTTCGCTTCAGCGACGACAACCCTAATGCTTGCTCGATCATGTAG
- the LOC135596193 gene encoding heavy metal-associated isoprenylated plant protein 28-like isoform X1 codes for MTCVSFLLLSMTLALLDEQIVEMCVHMDCSGCENKIRKALSKLQGVDSVDIDMVRQKVTVTGWVDQKKVLKAVRKTGRRAVLWPYPLDAEHNVYTQGCYHLQHPTPAHRLLFDAEPHSYNYYKHGYDDSTLHGYYQQPAHTHIIEEEARVRFSDDNPNACSIM; via the exons ATGACTTGCGTCTCATTTCTTCTGCTTTCGATGACTTTGGCTTTGCTTGATGAACAGATCGTCGAGATGTGTGTACACATGGACTGCTCGGGGTGCGAGAACAAGATACGAAAAGCCCTCTCCAAGCTACAAG GGGTGGACAGCGTAGACATAGACATGGTGAGGCAGAAGGTGACGGTGACCGGGTGGGTGGACCAGAAGAAGGTCCTGAAGGCGGTGAGGAAGACGGGGCGAAGGGCGGTGCTGTGGCCGTATCCTCTGGACGCGGAGCACAACGTCTACACGCAGGGATGCTACCATCTGCAGCACCCGACGCCGGCTCACCGTCTGCTCTTCGACGCCGAACCACACTCTTACAACTACTACAAGCACGGGTACGACGACTCCACCTTGCATGGCTACTACCAGCAACCAGCGCACACCCATATCATCGAGGAGGAAGCCCGCGTTCGCTTCAGCGACGACAACCCTAATGCTTGCTCGATCATGTAG